In Primulina huaijiensis isolate GDHJ02 chromosome 6, ASM1229523v2, whole genome shotgun sequence, a single window of DNA contains:
- the LOC140980005 gene encoding putative glucose-6-phosphate 1-epimerase translates to MDNSAADGNQRRGVEVIKDKNGVSQVLLRSPRGASARVSLHGGQILSWKNEGGEELLFTSSKAILKPPAVVRGGIPVCFPQFGSRGSLEQHGFARNKMWTIDDNPPPLQSIDSNGKTFIDLLLKPSDDDLKIWPHSFELRLRVLLSADGYLTLVSRIRNVNSKPFSFSFAYHTYFSVSDISEVRVEGLETLDYLDNLCNRERFTEQGDALTFESEVDRIYLSSSDAVAVFDHEKKRTFVIRKDGLPDIVVWNPWEKKSKAITDFGDEEYKVMLCVDASVMEKQVTLKPGEEWRGRLDLSVMAST, encoded by the exons ATGGATAACTCTGCAGCAGATGGTAATCAGAGAAGAGGAGTTGAAGTAATCAAGGATAAAAATGGAGTCTCTCAGGTTTTGCTTCGGAGTCCTCGTGGAGCATCGGCACGG GTTAGCCTGCATGGAGGACAGATTCTTTCATGGAAAAATGAAGGGGGTGAGGAGCTGCTGTTCACAAGTAGTAAG GCAATTTTGAAGCCACCTGCAGTTGTTAGGGGAGGGATTCCTGTGTGTTTTCCACAG TTTGGGAGCCGTGGTTCTCTGGAGCAACATGGCTTCGCCAGGAACAAAATGTGGACCATAGATGACAATCCTCCACCTCTACAGTCCATTGATTCGAATGGCAAAACGTTTATCGACTTGCTTCTTAAACCATCAGATGACGATCTCAAGATTTGGCCTCACAG TTTTGAACTCCGTCTGAGAGTGCTCCTGTCTGCTGATGGATATCTGACCTTGGTATCGCGGATTAGGAACGTTAATAGCAAGCCCTTTAGCTTCTCCTTTGCCTACCACACATATTTCTCTGTCTCAGATATCAG TGAAGTACGAGTAGAGGGACTTGAGACTCTTGACTACCTCGACAATCTGTGTAACAGAGAGCGCTTTACAGAACAAGGAGACGCCTTAACTTTCGAATCCGAG GTGGATCGAATCTATCTTAGCTCTTCAGACGCAGTTGCTGTGTTTGATCACGAAAAGAAGAggacttttgtgatcagaaagGATGGTCTCCCTGATATTG TGGTTTGGAATCCATGGGAGAAGAAATCTAAAGCTATTACAGATTTTGGAGACGAAGAGTACAAAGTCATGCTTTGTGTGGATGCATCTGTGATGGAGAAGCAGGTTACTTTGAAGCCGGGGGAGGAATGGAGGGGACGACTCGACTTATCTGTAATGGCATCCACATAA